The following are from one region of the Paenibacillus sp. KS-LC4 genome:
- the mutY gene encoding A/G-specific adenine glycosylase: MTAEAKQHFSRELLHWYQRGNRDLPWRKSRDPYRIWVSEIMLQQTRVDTVIPYYERFMAKFPTVQALAEAPEPEVLKCWEGLGYYSRARNLQAGARQVMELHQGQVPDDKTAVAALKGVGPYTSGAIMSIAFNRPEPAVDGNVMRVLSRYFALEDDIAKPATRVKIEKLAAELIPEGAAGDFNQALMELGALVCTPKSPSCLPCPVMEHCEARIGGRETELPIKSKAKPPRPEARIGVIVEGLGAHAGKVLVRQRPATGLLAQMWELPHLLVPKELEPLLHFSEEQLTEQAPLGGLLTEAVAGETGLLIRPHRQLMDADHIFSHIHWKMRVYKADLGAMNIGEAVPMAQMAAEAAAVYTTAGMQLEEQVKTQQVDTEQGKQLEQQLEQQLEQQGELHAPYRWIGPEHMEELAFPNLFLKILRDYWNQDL; the protein is encoded by the coding sequence ATGACAGCGGAAGCGAAACAACATTTTAGCAGAGAGCTGCTGCATTGGTACCAGAGAGGGAATCGCGATTTGCCATGGCGTAAAAGCCGCGACCCTTACCGGATATGGGTATCGGAAATTATGCTTCAGCAAACGAGAGTCGATACGGTTATCCCCTATTATGAACGGTTTATGGCAAAATTCCCAACGGTTCAGGCGCTTGCTGAAGCGCCCGAGCCCGAGGTGCTTAAGTGCTGGGAAGGGCTAGGCTATTACTCGCGGGCGCGGAATTTGCAAGCGGGAGCACGCCAAGTAATGGAGCTGCATCAAGGACAGGTGCCGGATGATAAAACAGCCGTCGCAGCCTTGAAAGGCGTGGGACCCTATACGAGCGGCGCTATTATGAGCATCGCCTTTAATCGGCCTGAGCCAGCTGTAGATGGCAATGTCATGCGCGTGCTGTCCCGCTATTTTGCGCTGGAGGATGATATTGCAAAGCCGGCTACGCGCGTGAAAATCGAAAAGCTCGCCGCCGAGCTGATTCCTGAAGGCGCAGCAGGCGACTTCAATCAGGCTTTAATGGAGCTGGGTGCGCTCGTCTGTACGCCAAAGTCTCCAAGCTGCCTGCCATGCCCGGTAATGGAGCATTGTGAAGCAAGAATCGGAGGGCGCGAGACGGAGCTGCCTATTAAATCGAAGGCAAAGCCGCCGCGGCCGGAAGCACGAATTGGCGTCATTGTGGAAGGGTTAGGCGCACATGCAGGCAAGGTGCTTGTAAGGCAGCGCCCGGCTACCGGGCTGCTTGCGCAAATGTGGGAGCTGCCGCATTTGCTTGTGCCGAAGGAGCTGGAGCCGCTGCTTCATTTCAGCGAGGAGCAGCTGACGGAGCAAGCACCGCTTGGCGGGCTGCTGACCGAAGCGGTCGCGGGCGAGACGGGCTTGCTTATTCGTCCTCATCGTCAGTTGATGGACGCCGATCATATTTTCAGCCATATCCATTGGAAAATGAGAGTTTATAAGGCTGATCTAGGTGCGATGAACATCGGTGAAGCAGTGCCAATGGCGCAAATGGCTGCTGAAGCTGCGGCTGTCTATACAACTGCTGGAATGCAGCTGGAGGAGCAGGTGAAAACTCAGCAGGTGGACACGGAGCAGGGGAAGCAGCTAGAGCAGCAGCTAGAGCAGCAGCTAGAGCAGCAGGGCGAGCTTCACGCGCCGTATCGCTGGATTGGGCCGGAGCATATGGAGGAGCTGGCATTTCCGAATTTATTTTTGAAAATTTTACGCGATTATTGGAATCAGGATTTGTAA
- a CDS encoding transglutaminase domain-containing protein yields MMRFSIWKPAVITAAVIGTLYFTMKPEWLPVFAASEQQGQGSGTISQLEQEMAAHFKNREEHFTLQYNGDSSKLSAELKAIIERAMAKDDYTAYILESYVYTTRSLGTRSTIKMEASYRESKAQTAEVDRVVAQQLKKLVTPGMNDHLKVKAIHDWIAGKLRYDQSLTQYTAYEALTTGRAVCQGYALLAYKMLSEAGITTRIAEGTVDTGDHAWNMVKLDGNWYHLDVTWDDPVSNDPAAPADTIQYSYYLKTDKEMRHDHQWKKSYPAANTSYAAELDKLEKKGGSAAASYKKLGQQLGFQWLKPENIVADRAALTEKIRAGVKRGATSLEFRYMLGATFSADLKSAIAALNVPIGYSARYEPYLHDGSQLVKLQLSY; encoded by the coding sequence ATGATGCGTTTTTCTATATGGAAACCGGCGGTCATCACGGCGGCGGTAATAGGCACGCTTTATTTTACAATGAAGCCGGAGTGGCTGCCTGTATTCGCGGCATCAGAGCAGCAGGGTCAAGGCAGCGGAACGATTAGTCAATTGGAGCAGGAAATGGCCGCGCATTTTAAAAATAGAGAAGAGCATTTTACGCTTCAATATAATGGGGATAGCAGCAAGCTGTCGGCAGAGCTTAAAGCAATCATTGAACGCGCGATGGCGAAGGATGATTATACGGCGTATATTTTGGAATCGTATGTGTATACGACACGCAGTCTCGGCACTCGTTCAACGATCAAGATGGAGGCGAGCTACCGGGAATCGAAGGCGCAGACGGCTGAGGTGGACCGCGTCGTTGCACAGCAGCTTAAGAAGCTGGTCACTCCCGGCATGAATGATCATTTGAAGGTGAAGGCGATCCATGATTGGATCGCAGGAAAGCTGCGCTATGATCAATCGCTGACTCAATATACCGCTTATGAAGCGCTCACGACGGGAAGGGCCGTATGTCAGGGCTACGCGCTGCTTGCCTACAAAATGCTGAGTGAAGCAGGCATAACGACGAGGATTGCCGAGGGTACAGTTGATACAGGTGATCATGCGTGGAATATGGTTAAGCTCGACGGGAACTGGTACCATCTCGATGTAACATGGGATGATCCGGTCTCGAACGACCCTGCGGCGCCAGCTGATACGATCCAGTACAGCTACTATTTGAAGACCGACAAGGAAATGCGTCATGACCATCAATGGAAAAAAAGCTATCCGGCCGCGAATACTTCGTACGCCGCAGAGCTAGACAAGCTTGAGAAGAAGGGCGGCTCTGCCGCAGCTTCTTACAAAAAGCTCGGGCAGCAGCTTGGCTTCCAGTGGCTGAAGCCGGAAAACATCGTCGCTGATCGTGCAGCGCTGACCGAAAAAATTCGTGCTGGCGTCAAGCGCGGAGCGACCAGCCTTGAATTTCGCTATATGTTGGGCGCTACCTTTTCCGCCGATCTCAAAAGCGCCATAGCTGCGCTGAATGTACCGATTGGCTACTCTGCACGCTATGAGCCTTATTTGCATGATGGCTCGCAGCTAGTGAAATTGCAGCTGTCCTATTGA
- a CDS encoding virulence factor: MKLLSIEPTPSPNSMKLNMDESLPRGVRQTFSKKEAEHAPEPLKSLLAIDGVRSIFRTADFIALDRVSSADWALILGEARTLLHGDGSEAGQAALTENSYGEAHVLVQMYRGIPMQVRVKNGEREARSALPEPFTNAVSEAAGSSMIRERKLEEFGVRYGELEEIAADVVLELEAAYTTERLNELVAAAKAQGAAGDDAAAAPAKPAQRTADEIAELLESPDWRIRYAALDRLTPEPELLPLLAKALSDDTVSIRRLAVVYLGDLRTAEAMPYLFQALRDKSVSVRRTAGDTLSDWGDPAATAPMIESLSDTNKLVRWRAARFLYEVGDESAIPALRIAAQDSEFEIQLQAQIALERIERGEEAAGSVWQQMTAARQQGK, encoded by the coding sequence GTGAAGCTTTTATCCATTGAACCGACGCCCAGCCCGAACTCCATGAAACTGAATATGGATGAATCGCTGCCGCGCGGCGTAAGACAGACTTTTTCGAAAAAAGAAGCTGAACACGCACCGGAGCCATTGAAAAGCCTCCTTGCTATAGATGGGGTGCGCAGCATTTTTCGCACCGCTGATTTTATTGCCCTCGACCGCGTATCTAGTGCGGATTGGGCGCTCATACTCGGTGAAGCAAGGACGCTGCTGCATGGAGACGGCAGCGAGGCTGGTCAAGCAGCCTTGACCGAGAACAGCTATGGCGAGGCGCATGTACTCGTACAGATGTATCGGGGCATTCCGATGCAGGTACGCGTAAAAAACGGCGAGCGCGAAGCTCGCTCCGCGCTGCCTGAGCCATTCACAAACGCTGTCAGCGAAGCGGCCGGCTCCTCCATGATTCGCGAGCGCAAGCTTGAGGAGTTCGGCGTCCGCTATGGCGAGCTTGAGGAAATTGCCGCCGATGTCGTCCTCGAGCTGGAAGCCGCCTATACGACGGAGAGGCTGAATGAGCTGGTCGCCGCCGCGAAGGCGCAAGGGGCAGCAGGCGACGATGCCGCAGCAGCTCCGGCAAAGCCAGCGCAGCGAACGGCGGACGAAATCGCCGAGCTGCTGGAATCGCCTGACTGGCGCATTCGTTATGCCGCGCTTGACCGCTTGACGCCAGAGCCCGAGCTGCTGCCCCTTCTCGCTAAAGCACTGAGCGACGACACCGTGTCGATCAGAAGGCTAGCCGTTGTTTATTTGGGCGACCTTCGCACAGCTGAAGCGATGCCTTATTTATTTCAGGCGCTCCGCGACAAATCGGTATCGGTGCGCAGAACGGCTGGAGACACGCTCTCCGATTGGGGCGATCCTGCCGCTACTGCGCCAATGATTGAATCGCTTAGCGACACGAACAAGCTTGTGCGCTGGCGGGCTGCCCGTTTTCTTTATGAGGTTGGCGACGAATCGGCCATTCCTGCCCTGCGCATCGCAGCACAGGACAGCGAATTTGAAATTCAGCTGCAAGCCCAAATCGCTTTGGAGCGCATCGAGCGCGGCGAGGAAGCAGCTGGCTCCGTCTGGCAGCAAATGACGGCCGCCCGCCAGCAGGGCAAATAA
- a CDS encoding bifunctional 4-hydroxy-2-oxoglutarate aldolase/2-dehydro-3-deoxy-phosphogluconate aldolase, with amino-acid sequence MSERLKQLLEHKIVAIVRGIEDRHADAAGQALIDGGIRLMEITLNTQGATTMIHRWRTKFDDQAIVGAGTVLDLKMAQEAVAAGAQFIISPNLDEEVIAYGAEHGVSVWPGVMTPTEIVKAWKAGAEAVKLFPMGTLGTKYLAEIRGPLDHIPIMATGGADLHNLGEYFGAGANAVGLGGKLVNLEWVREGKLELVTERARQFVDAVSKL; translated from the coding sequence ATGAGTGAAAGATTAAAGCAGCTGTTAGAGCACAAAATCGTAGCAATTGTTAGAGGAATCGAGGATCGCCATGCTGATGCTGCTGGACAGGCATTAATAGACGGCGGTATCCGTCTGATGGAAATTACGCTGAATACGCAGGGCGCTACAACGATGATTCATCGCTGGCGCACCAAATTTGACGATCAAGCGATTGTCGGCGCAGGTACGGTGCTGGATCTTAAAATGGCGCAGGAGGCAGTGGCTGCGGGGGCGCAGTTTATCATTTCTCCGAATCTCGATGAGGAGGTTATTGCATACGGCGCTGAGCATGGCGTATCGGTATGGCCTGGCGTTATGACGCCTACCGAAATCGTCAAAGCTTGGAAAGCTGGGGCGGAAGCGGTCAAGCTGTTTCCGATGGGGACGCTGGGCACTAAATATTTGGCAGAGATTCGCGGCCCGCTGGACCATATTCCGATTATGGCAACAGGTGGAGCGGATTTGCATAATCTTGGTGAATATTTTGGCGCTGGGGCGAATGCCGTCGGTCTGGGCGGCAAGCTCGTTAACCTTGAGTGGGTGCGCGAAGGCAAGCTTGAGCTAGTTACGGAGCGGGCGCGGCAGTTCGTTGATGCGGTTAGCAAGCTTTAA
- the acpS gene encoding holo-ACP synthase, which yields MIVGIGHDITDMSRMQTILAGSTAGKFLQRILTEQELKLAESYEGKRKVQFASGRFAAKEAVVKAFGCGIGSIIGFGDIHILRSESGKPECILSDAAWQRLGLTAAGVRVHITITHDRELASAVAIVEQLA from the coding sequence ATGATAGTAGGAATTGGTCATGATATAACGGATATGAGCAGAATGCAGACGATACTTGCCGGCAGCACGGCGGGGAAGTTTTTGCAGCGAATTTTGACAGAGCAGGAGCTTAAGCTGGCTGAGAGCTATGAAGGAAAACGGAAAGTTCAATTCGCATCGGGTCGTTTTGCCGCGAAGGAAGCGGTAGTTAAAGCGTTTGGCTGTGGCATCGGCAGCATAATTGGCTTTGGCGATATTCATATTTTACGGTCGGAATCTGGAAAGCCGGAATGTATATTGTCAGATGCTGCATGGCAGAGGCTTGGATTAACTGCTGCGGGCGTGCGCGTTCATATTACGATTACGCATGACCGAGAGCTGGCCTCTGCCGTTGCCATTGTCGAGCAGCTTGCTTAA
- a CDS encoding BrxA/BrxB family bacilliredoxin, with product MSMSFERYMLDMVQPMRDDLTRLGIQELRTPEDVEQNLPESKGTALVVVNSVCGCAAGQCRPGVAEALQHDITPDHLFTVFAGQDKEATAKAREYFAPYPPSSPSIALMKDGELVHFIERHQIENRSASDIAADLADAFDRFCR from the coding sequence GTGTCCATGTCATTTGAGAGATACATGCTCGATATGGTTCAACCAATGCGTGATGATTTGACGCGTCTTGGCATTCAAGAGCTTCGCACACCCGAGGATGTGGAGCAAAATCTTCCTGAATCCAAAGGTACAGCGCTCGTAGTCGTAAACTCCGTTTGCGGCTGTGCAGCAGGACAATGCCGCCCAGGCGTAGCGGAAGCGCTGCAGCATGATATTACACCAGACCATTTGTTTACGGTATTTGCTGGACAGGATAAAGAAGCAACAGCTAAAGCCCGTGAATACTTTGCGCCGTACCCGCCTTCTTCTCCATCCATTGCTCTAATGAAGGACGGAGAGCTTGTTCATTTCATTGAACGTCACCAAATCGAGAACCGTTCCGCGTCGGATATTGCAGCCGATCTGGCTGATGCGTTCGATCGGTTCTGCCGCTAA
- the nadE gene encoding ammonia-dependent NAD(+) synthetase has protein sequence MSLQADIIARLGVKPVIDVDQEIRTRVDFLKKYVLDSHTTGLLIAISGGIDSAVAAGLCKKATDELTAETGCDYMTLGVYQPYSEQSDISDSYAVSEAFGITKTVETNIGEAVDEIAIETEHGLKGIGIHRHISRGGKGNVKARTRMVVQYALAFDLNLLVVGTDHASEAITGFYTKWGDGAVDITPLSSLNKRQVRQLASHLGVPKSILDKAPSAGLWEGQTDEDELGISYDDNSDYLEGKEIGAEAKEKLEKQYLKTEHKRAPIPGI, from the coding sequence ATGAGCTTACAAGCAGATATTATAGCAAGACTTGGCGTTAAGCCTGTCATTGATGTAGATCAGGAAATCCGCACCCGCGTTGATTTTCTCAAAAAATACGTATTGGATTCCCATACGACAGGTCTGTTGATCGCCATTAGCGGCGGCATCGACAGTGCAGTAGCAGCGGGCCTTTGCAAAAAAGCGACCGATGAGCTTACGGCTGAAACGGGGTGCGACTATATGACGCTTGGCGTTTACCAGCCTTACAGCGAGCAGTCGGACATTTCCGACAGCTACGCGGTTTCTGAGGCATTCGGTATTACAAAAACCGTAGAAACGAACATTGGCGAAGCGGTAGACGAAATCGCCATAGAGACGGAGCACGGTTTGAAGGGTATCGGTATCCATCGTCATATTAGCCGCGGCGGTAAAGGCAATGTGAAGGCAAGAACGCGTATGGTTGTCCAATATGCGCTTGCCTTTGACCTCAATTTGCTCGTTGTTGGTACGGATCATGCATCCGAAGCTATAACAGGCTTTTACACAAAATGGGGTGACGGGGCCGTTGATATTACGCCGCTCAGCTCTCTGAACAAACGTCAAGTACGCCAGCTTGCCTCGCATCTTGGCGTGCCGAAGAGCATTCTCGACAAAGCGCCATCCGCTGGTTTATGGGAAGGGCAGACTGATGAGGATGAGCTCGGCATTAGCTACGATGACAACAGCGATTATTTGGAGGGCAAGGAAATTGGTGCTGAGGCGAAGGAAAAGCTGGAGAAGCAATACCTCAAAACCGAGCACAAGCGCGCGCCTATTCCTGGTATTTAA
- a CDS encoding AraC family transcriptional regulator gives MEITGEHMLNQQFKQLKVDVMVASYTKSPAGWIMRRVEPDYFCLCYIDKGEGWLELNESKYKVSAGRLYLLRPGWARRYGSLGANHFIHYWCHFRAEMAAQSYIHLAHLPLEVEVKDALVVKQLFTKMLAAQEDSDLTGELRTKAVLYELLALFMENSRTQQNTTLLQLSEHEHWNEVLVYDEVLHFIEENLQYQIPIGVLARLANLSHVDFHTAFKNKVGCSLVQYITQRRIATAKKLLRTTSLPIAAIAAEVGMLNHYLSRLFKQQTGITPSEYRRIICSSAWQEAGQTDREEYGNT, from the coding sequence ATGGAAATAACGGGCGAACATATGCTCAACCAACAGTTTAAGCAGTTAAAGGTTGATGTAATGGTGGCATCCTATACGAAAAGTCCAGCAGGCTGGATAATGAGGCGTGTGGAGCCTGACTATTTCTGCTTATGCTACATTGATAAAGGTGAAGGCTGGCTGGAATTGAACGAGTCCAAATATAAGGTCAGCGCTGGCCGGTTATATTTGCTGCGTCCAGGCTGGGCAAGAAGATATGGCTCGCTTGGTGCTAATCATTTTATTCATTATTGGTGCCATTTCCGCGCGGAGATGGCTGCCCAATCCTATATCCATTTGGCTCATTTGCCGCTGGAGGTTGAAGTGAAGGACGCGCTGGTCGTCAAGCAGCTGTTTACGAAAATGCTGGCGGCGCAGGAAGATAGCGATCTTACGGGCGAATTGCGGACGAAGGCTGTGCTTTACGAGCTGCTTGCGCTGTTCATGGAGAACAGCCGGACGCAACAAAACACGACATTACTACAGCTGTCGGAGCATGAGCACTGGAATGAAGTGCTCGTCTATGATGAAGTGCTTCATTTTATTGAGGAAAATTTGCAATATCAAATTCCAATTGGCGTGCTAGCCAGGCTGGCCAACCTATCACATGTGGATTTTCATACTGCGTTTAAAAATAAAGTCGGCTGCTCGCTCGTTCAATACATCACGCAGCGGCGAATTGCGACAGCTAAGAAGCTGCTGCGCACGACGAGCCTGCCGATTGCCGCTATTGCTGCGGAGGTTGGCATGCTCAATCATTATTTGTCACGGTTGTTCAAGCAGCAGACGGGCATTACCCCTTCGGAATACCGCCGTATTATTTGCAGCAGCGCATGGCAGGAAGCCGGGCAAACAGATCGAGAGGAGTACGGAAATACATGA
- a CDS encoding ATP-binding protein, translating to MLKELLLQFVISLIPVFSFQLWHYKQRKEKHIRVFITASSAIAMVACMSVSTDFYGYDLNFRFVPFILGSLYGGVYGALSLDLLYIILRVPALDTDADHMIFVFFMLVHAPIVLLFAKRFGQKPLQRKRLIGVKSIAPISIYISLIFIMFMMSKGVYWSTELVAVFGLLFFGSLFAIWLSIFIVEKFVENSRLQLELKNVSSSYRLEVEKQQQFIDEMLLAILFTDERGVITHLNAKGKELFQRQLAASGDLFSENVRMETFFAAKEDNSYIKLLEEALAGAKSSKGPCTEEGKTLLKTAFAIRRQEDHSIAGAALIVQDVTELTLLRDELGRMESLSLIGQMAASITHEIRNPMAVIRGFMQLMRERSRLNEQQYYQIVMEELDRANTIISDFLSLAQNRSVPMQKHSLQTIIMEILPLLEADANLRGQVVQTELADDLPAFLMSDKEMKQLIINLVRNGMEAMEAIEEKGVLHIFTRYLPLENKVLLRIRDNGVGIPADQMSQLFKPFYTTKSKGTGLGLPLCLSIAERHNGKLEVESEEGEGTTFILTFMLEETEL from the coding sequence GTGTTGAAAGAATTGCTATTACAATTCGTAATCTCACTTATTCCCGTATTTTCCTTTCAGCTCTGGCATTATAAGCAGCGCAAGGAAAAGCATATTCGAGTGTTTATAACGGCTTCAAGCGCAATCGCGATGGTTGCGTGTATGTCGGTTTCGACGGATTTTTATGGATATGACCTAAACTTCCGCTTCGTTCCGTTTATTTTGGGCTCTTTATACGGAGGGGTATATGGTGCCCTTAGTCTTGATCTGCTCTATATTATCCTTAGAGTACCAGCGCTTGACACTGATGCAGATCATATGATTTTTGTCTTTTTCATGCTTGTTCACGCTCCTATTGTATTGCTCTTTGCCAAGCGATTTGGACAGAAGCCCTTGCAACGAAAGCGGCTCATAGGTGTTAAATCGATAGCGCCAATTTCCATCTACATATCCTTAATATTTATCATGTTTATGATGAGTAAGGGCGTTTACTGGTCAACTGAGCTTGTTGCGGTATTCGGTTTATTATTTTTTGGCTCGCTCTTTGCTATTTGGTTGTCTATTTTTATTGTGGAGAAATTTGTTGAAAATTCTCGGCTGCAGCTGGAGCTCAAAAATGTTTCGTCCAGCTATCGGCTGGAGGTGGAAAAACAGCAGCAGTTCATTGATGAAATGCTGCTGGCGATTTTATTCACAGATGAGCGCGGTGTTATCACGCATTTGAATGCTAAGGGCAAGGAGCTGTTCCAACGGCAGCTCGCGGCAAGCGGGGATTTGTTTTCAGAAAATGTACGTATGGAAACCTTTTTTGCTGCAAAAGAGGACAATTCCTATATTAAGCTGCTTGAGGAGGCGCTCGCTGGAGCCAAGAGCAGTAAAGGACCATGCACGGAAGAGGGCAAAACGCTGCTTAAGACAGCATTTGCTATTCGAAGGCAGGAGGATCATTCCATTGCGGGAGCAGCGCTTATTGTCCAAGATGTAACGGAGCTTACGCTGCTGCGCGATGAGCTGGGGCGAATGGAGAGCCTAAGTCTGATTGGACAAATGGCAGCAAGCATTACGCATGAGATCCGCAATCCGATGGCGGTAATCCGGGGCTTTATGCAACTGATGCGGGAGCGCAGCCGACTGAATGAGCAGCAGTATTACCAGATCGTTATGGAGGAGCTGGATCGGGCGAATACCATTATTAGCGACTTTTTATCATTGGCGCAAAATCGTTCCGTCCCCATGCAGAAGCACTCCTTGCAGACGATCATTATGGAAATATTGCCGCTGCTTGAGGCGGACGCCAATCTTAGAGGGCAGGTTGTACAAACGGAGCTTGCCGATGATTTGCCCGCCTTTCTTATGTCGGACAAGGAAATGAAGCAGCTAATTATAAATCTTGTGCGCAACGGCATGGAGGCGATGGAGGCAATAGAGGAAAAGGGCGTTCTGCACATATTTACTCGCTACCTTCCTTTGGAAAATAAAGTGCTGCTTCGGATTCGTGATAATGGCGTAGGTATTCCAGCAGATCAGATGAGCCAGCTGTTTAAGCCTTTTTATACGACAAAGTCCAAAGGAACGGGACTAGGGCTGCCGCTTTGCCTCAGCATTGCTGAAAGGCATAATGGCAAGCTGGAGGTGGAGTCTGAGGAAGGGGAAGGAACGACGTTCATATTAACCTTTATGCTGGAAGAAACGGAGCTATAG
- a CDS encoding cytochrome c, with product MLRNNLSVWVKMLLLAVLTTALLAACGGTSQPGTKATPHMDAPEGTASVYKSNCISCHGTDLQGRMGAQTNLQKVGARMSEADIVTQLENGAGSMPSFKDRLTSKEIAGLAAWLAGKK from the coding sequence ATGTTACGTAATAATCTATCAGTCTGGGTCAAAATGCTGCTGCTTGCAGTCCTGACTACAGCCCTGCTTGCTGCCTGCGGAGGCACGTCACAGCCGGGAACGAAAGCAACGCCGCATATGGATGCGCCAGAAGGCACAGCCTCTGTTTATAAATCCAACTGCATCAGCTGCCACGGCACAGACCTGCAAGGCCGCATGGGGGCTCAGACCAATTTGCAAAAGGTTGGAGCCCGGATGAGCGAGGCAGACATAGTGACACAGCTGGAAAATGGCGCAGGCTCCATGCCGTCGTTCAAGGATCGTCTCACAAGCAAAGAAATCGCAGGGCTCGCCGCTTGGCTCGCCGGCAAGAAATAG
- a CDS encoding lysophospholipase encodes MIRMEWTFQGYADTELYVREWKPEKERPKGVLCLIHGMGEHGERYRSYAARLVAAQYAVIAIDQQGHGRSSGSRGHLPSVDDAAANAAMLVEQAAERHPGLPLFLYGHSMGGNIAMNCALRLRPAVKALVLSSPWLKLAFKPPRAKLWLGKRLAAIWPGLPQSTGLKSGDLYRRGYKEAVHIEGDPLCHSRITVKTFMNLHDSGEWAIANCTQLQVPLLLIHGAADKITSHEASEQVAQRLGESCTFVSWADGYHELHNDLEAQHFIEVVTNWLDMHTDGKKDHAI; translated from the coding sequence ATGATTCGTATGGAATGGACGTTTCAGGGTTATGCGGATACTGAACTATACGTAAGAGAATGGAAGCCGGAAAAGGAACGTCCAAAGGGCGTTTTATGTCTCATACATGGGATGGGCGAGCATGGTGAACGTTATCGTTCATATGCGGCGAGGCTCGTAGCCGCTCAATATGCTGTCATAGCTATTGATCAGCAGGGCCATGGCCGTTCATCCGGGTCAAGGGGGCATTTGCCTTCTGTAGATGATGCGGCGGCCAATGCCGCCATGCTGGTGGAGCAGGCCGCGGAGCGCCATCCAGGGCTGCCGCTCTTTCTATACGGGCACAGTATGGGCGGCAACATTGCGATGAATTGCGCACTGCGGCTTCGGCCTGCAGTGAAGGCACTCGTGCTGTCTAGTCCATGGCTAAAGCTGGCCTTTAAACCGCCGCGTGCCAAGCTGTGGTTGGGGAAGCGGCTTGCGGCCATTTGGCCAGGGCTGCCGCAATCGACGGGCTTGAAAAGCGGGGATCTGTACCGTCGTGGTTATAAGGAGGCCGTGCATATAGAGGGAGATCCACTGTGCCATTCGCGCATTACGGTTAAAACCTTTATGAATCTCCATGATTCAGGCGAATGGGCAATAGCCAATTGCACTCAGCTTCAAGTGCCATTGCTGCTTATACACGGCGCAGCTGACAAGATCACCTCTCATGAAGCGAGCGAGCAGGTAGCGCAGCGGCTAGGCGAGTCATGTACGTTTGTTTCTTGGGCTGACGGCTATCATGAGCTTCATAATGATTTGGAAGCACAGCATTTTATTGAAGTGGTGACAAACTGGCTGGATATGCACACAGATGGCAAAAAGGATCACGCAATTTAA